ttcttcaacAGTGAAACGTAGAACTgcgaacaaaatttatactgaggtgaaaaacaaatatcCAAAGCGGtgttttccccaaatggtgAAACATCCCCGCTTAAGTGGACTAATTAAAACGTTTATAGTGggttccttctttttttcctcccctcaAATATCAGTATTAAATTTGAATGAATTTTTCGTGCCACAGGCTGAccctcttttatttttttttccagtcaAGTGGAACAGTGAAAGAGGCTAAAATATatccacatatatatttgcattcgtgtagaatatttttttttttttaacgcccAGTTGGATACTGCTTTTCCGAGCTGTCAGGTTTTTTGCCGTTTCGGAATCGcttaaaaatgtgacaaaTGCGTGTAGCACACCATTCTCTGCGTTCGAACACGCCATTCACCACTTTATTAAATGCCAAAATTTTGCATTcgcttttttgtaaaaaaaaaaaaagtatattcACATCTATGAGGTTAAGCGGTTTTATCGAGTGATATGAAATGGAAAGCGGCAATTTTGTAGCTTCATGGATTGGTGGGTACGCGTTGAAACGGTGAAGCGGCATGGTTTCATTGCGGAATCGCGAAACGCTTCTGTCAAATAAAGCATTCCCTTTTACCACCATATGCCGCATTACATATTGCCCCCCTTGAATCTGAacccttttgcttttttttttcacgcgcGAGAAAGGTTACATTTCCGCCCGTAAAATTAacatggcaaaaaaaaaaaaaacttctgtatttgttataaaaaaaggaaaggcacCTCCACctctatttatttatgtacttataaaataatatgcaatatgttttttatattcacatGCTAGCGTGTACAAAACTTTATCCCTGCTTAATGAAAAGATATGCGCATAATAAAGAACGCATATGTGATAGGATGAAGTGCATTCATCAGGGCCtaattcattttcccccttctttcgcaaaaaaacaaacaaataaaaatatatatataatcacCGGCTTTAACCCCatttggaataaaaaaattcagtttaaaagttttattttttatattgtaataaaaacattgttatatattcccccaaaaaaagaaaaaaaagtagaaaaattaatcaaacaaaaaaattgaaaaagttgactataaatttatagaaaaaaaaaacattatttcattttgcgtgATTTCGCTGAACAAATCATCCATAAGTTAACCCATGGTATGTACCAGAACGTGGCATTATACTCAAAGTAGCCTTtgcgtttttatttaacaaacgaGTGTATAGCAAATGCAAACAACAGTGTAAATAAATCTTTACGTAACAAGTGTTTATAcaataaatgtatatgtaaGAGTACgtgcaaatattttacttaCACGCTATACGGATTAACTGCTTCAAATTTGAACCCTCCCCCCCGGCTACAATTCCTACCTATCAAACTCTTACATTTCAAAATGAATGTCGACCTGTTAAATCGTGACCCAGCTGAAGAGGCCAAGaaacataaattaaaaagattaATACCAAGCCCCAATTCTTATTTTATGGATGTAAAATGCCCAGGATGTCTTCAAATCACCACCTTGTTTAGCCATGCGCAAAATGTTGTTTTGTGTGGAAGGtaagccaaaaaaggaaaaaaaaaaaaaaaaatggctacccAGGCTGTATGCATGACCGCCTGCGCAACGTCGATTTGGCGCTATAGGCAAGTGTTCAACTTATACtggttcccccttttccgtttttgcCATGAACTGCTTATTATGCTGTGTTTACCATTCTTTGTTTTCCACTTAACATTCATTTAATGATCCCTACGCCGATCGCTTGaacaatttatttaaaatgcacacacatgtggcgattttttttttttttttttttttttttttctccccattatAGCTGCAATATTATGTTGTGCCAACCGACGGGtggaaaatgcaaattaACAGAAGGTTGCTcctttaggaaaaaaattgaataaatgGTGTGCAATGAAAGCTTACAGTATTTAACCACATggtaaagggaaaaaaaaaaaagcctttTTCATGCGAGAAGAACCATGGGACGAATTCACGAACACTTGAGcaaaacaaatttgcaaaaatgttgcGAAATGACGACTTCCTACACGAACTAATTAAAATGAgttaaaaatacatatattttttttttccatcccaaGTAGAAATATACATGGGTATATGcgaacacatatatacatatatacgttgTGTACATATTAACTTTACATTTACccgattttttaaattaaaatattcaacaaaaaaaCTAAGAAAA
This genomic stretch from Plasmodium cynomolgi strain B DNA, chromosome 14, whole genome shotgun sequence harbors:
- a CDS encoding 40S ribosomal protein S27 (putative), which encodes MNVDLLNRDPAEEAKKHKLKRLIPSPNSYFMDVKCPGCLQITTLFSHAQNVVLCGSCNIMLCQPTGGKCKLTEGCSFRKKIE